From a region of the Pseudanabaena sp. ABRG5-3 genome:
- a CDS encoding PIN/TRAM domain-containing protein, translating into MIDAIIIFTFILAGAGTGFHGIDFLPSDTLANINVQNFRWVTLGVGSFVGLVAGLIVQNTYRRIEANVRALPIETILGRAVGLVFGLLVANLMLAPLFLIPISDDFTFIKPLTAILVSIIFAYSGMTLSDTHGRALLRLINPNNVESSLLADGTLRTASAKVLDTSTVIDGRIQTLMETGFLEGQLLIPHFVIQELQTIADSSNDQKRVRGRRGLDILNNMREQYSDRITIHSADYEDLHTVDAKLVRLAQELSCTLITNDYNLNKVANLQQVEVLNINDLAQALRPTYLPGDALEIKVLKEGKEASQGIGYLEDGTMVVIEEGREYLGKQIIVIVTSALQTSAGRMIFARHEAIATV; encoded by the coding sequence ATGATTGACGCTATTATCATCTTCACATTCATTCTTGCGGGAGCAGGCACTGGCTTCCACGGCATCGATTTCTTGCCATCGGATACGCTGGCTAATATCAATGTCCAAAATTTTCGTTGGGTAACTCTTGGAGTTGGCTCATTTGTTGGGCTAGTAGCAGGGTTAATAGTCCAAAATACCTATCGCCGTATTGAGGCAAATGTTCGCGCTTTGCCAATTGAAACAATTTTGGGCAGAGCCGTTGGCTTAGTATTTGGTCTATTGGTTGCTAACTTGATGCTAGCGCCATTATTTTTGATCCCGATTTCCGATGACTTTACTTTTATTAAGCCTCTCACCGCAATTTTGGTGAGTATTATCTTTGCCTATTCGGGAATGACGCTTTCTGATACCCATGGACGTGCATTGTTGCGTTTGATTAATCCCAACAATGTAGAAAGTAGCTTGCTGGCTGATGGAACCTTGAGAACTGCCAGTGCCAAGGTTTTAGATACTAGCACCGTTATTGATGGACGTATTCAAACTTTAATGGAAACGGGATTTTTAGAGGGGCAGTTATTAATTCCACATTTTGTAATCCAAGAATTACAGACAATCGCTGATAGCTCTAACGATCAAAAGCGGGTACGGGGCAGAAGGGGACTTGATATTCTCAATAATATGCGTGAGCAATATAGCGATCGCATCACAATTCACTCAGCAGATTATGAAGATTTGCATACTGTTGATGCTAAGTTAGTGCGCCTTGCTCAAGAACTCAGTTGCACCTTGATTACCAATGACTATAACCTCAACAAAGTTGCCAACTTGCAACAGGTTGAAGTGTTAAACATTAATGATCTTGCCCAAGCTTTACGCCCAACTTATTTGCCAGGAGATGCCCTAGAAATCAAGGTGCTGAAGGAAGGGAAAGAAGCATCTCAAGGGATCGGCTATCTCGAAGATGGCACAATGGTAGTAATTGAAGAAGGTCGTGAGTATCTCGGTAAACAAATCATTGTGATTGTTACTAGTGCTTTGCAAACCTCCGCAGGTCGGATGATCTTTGCCCGTCACGAAGCGATCGCCACTGTATAG
- a CDS encoding pentapeptide repeat-containing protein encodes MKPFINSCLIISGLIGAIATFSYAEKAFADPNQIRQVLQTRSCDGCDLVRAKLSFANLRGASLRNANLFSADLKLVDLREANLIGAVLDKADLRGADLTGADLTGAYMSETNFCGAIMPDGQKSSEGCPKPAK; translated from the coding sequence ATGAAACCTTTTATTAATTCCTGCTTGATAATTTCAGGACTAATCGGGGCGATCGCGACGTTTAGCTATGCAGAAAAAGCCTTTGCAGATCCCAATCAAATCCGTCAAGTTTTGCAAACACGATCCTGTGATGGATGCGATCTGGTACGTGCGAAATTAAGTTTTGCGAACCTGAGAGGTGCAAGTTTACGCAATGCTAATCTATTTTCTGCGGATCTCAAACTTGTTGATTTGAGAGAAGCGAATCTTATTGGCGCAGTTTTAGATAAGGCTGATCTGAGAGGTGCAGATCTCACAGGAGCAGATCTCACAGGAGCTTATATGTCAGAGACGAACTTTTGTGGTGCAATTATGCCTGACGGTCAAAAATCTAGCGAAGGTTGTCCCAAACCAGCAAAATAG